In one window of Fibrobacter sp. UWH6 DNA:
- the nth gene encoding endonuclease III: protein MTKKDRITFINQKLDELFPNPPIPLNYRDPFTLLVAVALSAQCTDARVNLVTAELFKVADTPAKMVALGVDKIAEYIKPCGLYQNKSRNIFKLSQILVEKYNGKVPQTFEELEALPGVGHKTASVMMIHAFKIPAFPVDTHIHRLAARWGLSDGSSVERTEADLKKIFPPESWERKHLQIILFGRTYCKAMGHKVDQCPICSTIGCKTK, encoded by the coding sequence ATGACCAAAAAAGATCGCATCACATTCATCAACCAGAAGTTGGACGAGTTGTTTCCAAACCCGCCGATTCCCTTAAACTACCGCGATCCTTTCACCTTGTTAGTCGCGGTAGCCTTGAGTGCCCAATGTACCGACGCCCGAGTAAACCTGGTGACCGCAGAGCTCTTCAAAGTTGCCGACACTCCCGCAAAAATGGTAGCCCTCGGCGTGGATAAAATTGCGGAATACATCAAACCCTGCGGACTCTACCAGAATAAAAGCAGGAACATTTTCAAGCTGTCCCAGATTCTCGTTGAAAAATACAACGGCAAAGTCCCGCAGACCTTTGAAGAACTAGAAGCCCTCCCTGGCGTCGGCCACAAGACCGCCAGCGTCATGATGATTCACGCCTTCAAGATACCGGCCTTTCCTGTAGACACCCACATCCATCGACTGGCCGCCCGCTGGGGCTTAAGCGACGGAAGTTCCGTAGAACGTACTGAAGCAGACTTAAAGAAAATCTTTCCTCCCGAATCCTGGGAACGAAAGCATCTGCAAATAATTCTCTTCGGACGAACCTACTGCAAGGCCATGGGACACAAAGTGGATCAATGTCCCATTTGCAGCACCATCGGTTGCAAAACAAAATAA
- the cysE gene encoding serine O-acetyltransferase — MNIADIEKSIRDEAEILVQKEPLSVLMLNEQILCRNSFCEMLGVTLSCQLAGEVIDRVELEKMFSGLYSKYPELLMSAAKDLHATVLRDPACTSYLEPLLFFKGFQGLQAFRAAHILWSEGRTFPAKMLQSIISRKFGMDIHPAANIGYGILVDHATNIVIGETAVVGNNVSFLHGVTLGGTGNEIGDRHPKVGNGVMLGAHAQLLGNIHIGDGAKIGAGAVVVSDVPAHTTYAGVPAVQVGRPHDEMPSFNMEQDFTRDA; from the coding sequence ATGAATATTGCAGACATAGAAAAATCAATTCGTGACGAAGCCGAAATTCTGGTACAGAAGGAGCCCCTCTCTGTATTGATGCTGAACGAACAAATTCTATGTCGTAACAGTTTCTGCGAAATGTTGGGTGTCACCCTTTCCTGTCAGCTGGCAGGCGAAGTCATCGACAGAGTTGAACTGGAAAAGATGTTCAGCGGGCTTTACAGCAAGTACCCCGAACTTCTGATGAGCGCCGCCAAGGACTTGCACGCCACCGTGCTCCGTGACCCCGCCTGCACCAGCTATCTGGAGCCGTTGCTGTTCTTCAAGGGTTTCCAAGGATTACAGGCATTCCGTGCCGCCCACATTTTGTGGAGCGAAGGACGCACCTTCCCCGCAAAAATGTTGCAGAGCATCATCAGCCGCAAGTTCGGCATGGACATTCATCCTGCAGCAAACATTGGATACGGAATTCTTGTTGACCACGCTACAAACATTGTCATTGGCGAAACCGCTGTCGTCGGCAACAACGTTTCCTTCCTTCATGGAGTCACCTTAGGCGGTACTGGTAACGAAATCGGCGACCGTCATCCGAAGGTTGGTAACGGTGTCATGTTGGGCGCCCATGCACAGCTTCTGGGAAACATCCATATTGGCGACGGTGCCAAGATTGGTGCGGGTGCCGTTGTGGTCAGCGACGTTCCTGCACACACAACGTACGCTGGAGTGCCTGCCGTTCAAGTTGGTCGTCCCCACGATGAAATGCCCAGCTTCAACATGGAGCAGGACTTCACCCGCGACGCATGA
- the hpt gene encoding hypoxanthine phosphoribosyltransferase, giving the protein MYKMSAKPMISAQQLQTRVKELATEIGGSFEFDIVLSALTGAFMFTTDLVRAMANPKHQIKFIKASSYGSGMESSGKLKVSGLDLQELKGKRVLVVDDILDTGNTMFTLVGMLKEAGITELRTCVLMNKEERRTVDFHADYVGFEIANEFVVGYGLDFNEDYRTLPEVWTLIEV; this is encoded by the coding sequence ATGTACAAGATGTCCGCAAAGCCCATGATTTCTGCACAGCAGCTCCAGACCCGCGTCAAGGAGCTGGCTACAGAAATCGGCGGATCCTTTGAATTCGACATTGTCCTTTCGGCTCTCACCGGAGCGTTCATGTTCACCACGGACCTGGTTCGCGCCATGGCCAACCCCAAGCATCAGATTAAGTTCATCAAGGCTTCTAGCTATGGTTCCGGAATGGAATCCAGCGGCAAGCTGAAGGTGAGTGGTCTGGACTTGCAGGAACTAAAGGGCAAGCGAGTACTGGTTGTGGACGACATCCTGGATACAGGCAACACCATGTTCACCTTGGTAGGCATGTTAAAGGAAGCAGGAATTACAGAGTTACGTACTTGCGTTCTTATGAATAAGGAAGAACGTCGAACTGTTGATTTCCACGCCGATTATGTCGGATTCGAGATAGCCAACGAATTCGTCGTGGGATACGGACTAGACTTTAACGAAGACTACAGAACATTGCCCGAGGTCTGGACACTGATAGAAGTTTAG
- a CDS encoding DUF3536 domain-containing protein: MSEKHPLYFTIHGHFYQPPRENPWTGVIENQPSARPFHDWNDRIASQCYSPNSASRILSPNGRIVDIVNNYDFMSFNMGPTLMGWIRTNTPDTYKRIQEADKRSIERLGHGNAIAQVYNHIIMPLASEQDKKTQIEWGIEDFKFHFGRMPEAMWLAETAINFKTVVALIKAGIKFTILSPTQADSFRKLGSEEWQGCSNTDIDTTRPYRIYPRDKEGNLVCDGYLDVFFYNPWLSSAVGFEHLLRDAGTFGNKIKSAWDENRKDAQLVSIGTDGESYGHHEPFGDMCAAWLYNHFAPENNMVPVNYGWFLEKFPPQHEVLLKNFHSEGCAWSCAHGVGRWYRDCGCCTGGGPDWNQKWRGPLRDAFNHLKKLADDVFVREFEKISDVNPWDARNNYVQTLVAPEDKSRVEAFLKATVKNPSNEAQCARAIRLLEIQKFCLFSFTSCGWFFNDIEGLEPVQNMRYALRAMELLEPFLPYGHHIRNEFISILARATSNEHKWNGAEVFTRYAEEQVPVVVKEMAERAAIFHLDLEDGYDNKDARITATKIASRRRQTLVRAEFNDKFVGESRVSSVLAITDQLGRINLVVADGENEQNGLKFVEDPNMGTEQLQEMYPTAYVVRMRNLMSDSLKRINQISTRKYLSGLTESFSSFALSHGLSIDSMADPDHTLPDTMRKILSLEINSKIHHLALSYMETDDKKVFDEIHDLVEEATALNTHFSFGGTGRMFHAKLVELIDAVSVKLDKKSVSHITGLITVADWLRLGIDKTSLENKVFPFFQEYNKNPEGKLAALKPMFSWLNFEV, encoded by the coding sequence ATGTCTGAAAAACATCCTCTGTATTTTACAATCCACGGCCACTTTTATCAGCCGCCCCGTGAAAACCCCTGGACCGGAGTCATCGAAAACCAGCCCAGCGCCCGTCCGTTCCACGACTGGAATGACCGCATTGCAAGTCAGTGCTATAGCCCCAACTCCGCAAGCCGTATTCTTTCCCCCAACGGCCGCATCGTAGATATCGTCAACAACTACGATTTCATGAGCTTCAACATGGGTCCCACCCTGATGGGCTGGATCCGCACCAACACTCCCGATACCTACAAGCGCATTCAGGAAGCTGACAAGAGAAGCATTGAACGTTTGGGCCACGGTAACGCCATCGCCCAGGTGTACAACCACATCATCATGCCTCTTGCTTCCGAACAAGACAAGAAGACCCAGATTGAATGGGGTATCGAAGACTTTAAGTTCCATTTCGGACGTATGCCCGAAGCCATGTGGCTGGCAGAAACAGCCATCAACTTCAAAACGGTTGTGGCCCTCATCAAGGCCGGCATCAAGTTCACCATTCTCTCCCCCACCCAGGCAGATAGCTTCCGCAAGTTGGGCAGCGAAGAATGGCAAGGTTGCTCCAACACCGATATCGACACCACCCGCCCCTACCGCATCTACCCCCGCGACAAGGAAGGCAACCTGGTGTGCGACGGCTACCTGGATGTATTTTTCTACAACCCCTGGCTTTCTTCTGCAGTGGGTTTCGAACACCTGCTCCGTGACGCAGGCACCTTCGGCAACAAGATCAAGAGCGCCTGGGATGAAAATCGCAAAGACGCACAGTTGGTAAGCATCGGTACCGATGGCGAATCCTACGGACACCACGAACCGTTCGGCGACATGTGCGCTGCCTGGCTCTATAACCACTTTGCACCCGAGAACAACATGGTTCCCGTGAACTACGGTTGGTTCCTGGAAAAGTTCCCACCCCAGCACGAAGTCCTTCTGAAGAATTTCCATAGCGAAGGTTGCGCCTGGAGTTGCGCCCACGGCGTTGGCCGCTGGTACCGCGATTGCGGTTGCTGCACTGGCGGTGGCCCCGATTGGAACCAGAAGTGGCGCGGTCCTCTCCGCGACGCCTTCAACCACCTGAAGAAACTGGCAGACGACGTTTTTGTCCGCGAATTCGAAAAGATTTCCGACGTAAACCCCTGGGACGCACGTAACAACTACGTACAGACCTTGGTCGCTCCCGAAGACAAATCCCGCGTGGAAGCCTTCCTGAAAGCTACAGTAAAGAACCCCTCCAACGAAGCACAGTGCGCCCGCGCCATCCGCCTTCTCGAAATCCAGAAGTTCTGCCTGTTCAGCTTCACCAGCTGCGGTTGGTTCTTCAACGATATCGAAGGTCTGGAACCGGTGCAGAACATGCGTTACGCCCTCCGCGCCATGGAACTGCTGGAACCGTTCCTGCCCTACGGCCACCATATCCGTAACGAGTTCATTAGCATCCTCGCCCGCGCCACCAGTAACGAACACAAGTGGAACGGTGCCGAAGTCTTTACCCGCTATGCCGAAGAACAGGTTCCCGTGGTTGTCAAGGAAATGGCAGAACGTGCCGCCATCTTCCACCTGGACCTGGAAGACGGTTACGACAACAAGGATGCCCGCATCACTGCGACAAAGATTGCTTCCCGCCGTCGTCAGACTCTGGTCCGTGCAGAATTCAACGACAAGTTCGTCGGCGAATCCCGAGTATCCTCCGTTCTTGCCATTACCGACCAGTTGGGCCGAATCAACCTGGTGGTTGCCGATGGCGAAAACGAACAGAACGGTCTTAAGTTCGTAGAAGATCCCAATATGGGAACCGAACAGCTCCAGGAAATGTACCCCACCGCCTATGTGGTCCGCATGCGCAACCTCATGAGCGACTCCCTGAAGCGTATCAACCAGATTTCTACCCGCAAGTACCTTTCCGGTCTTACGGAATCCTTCAGCAGTTTCGCCTTGTCCCATGGTCTTTCCATCGACAGCATGGCCGACCCCGACCATACCCTGCCCGACACCATGCGCAAGATCCTGTCTCTGGAAATCAACTCCAAGATCCACCACCTCGCCCTTTCCTATATGGAAACCGACGACAAGAAGGTCTTTGACGAAATCCACGACCTGGTTGAAGAAGCTACTGCATTGAACACCCACTTCTCCTTCGGCGGTACCGGACGTATGTTCCACGCCAAGTTGGTGGAACTGATTGATGCAGTCTCCGTCAAACTGGATAAGAAGTCCGTCAGCCACATCACCGGCCTCATTACCGTGGCCGACTGGCTCCGTCTGGGCATCGACAAGACAAGCCTCGAGAACAAGGTATTCCCCTTCTTCCAGGAATACAACAAGAATCCCGAAGGCAAGCTTGCCGCCCTGAAGCCCATGTTCAGCTGGCTGAACTTTGAGGTGTAA